Proteins encoded within one genomic window of Streptomyces sp. NBC_01314:
- the fxsT gene encoding FxSxx-COOH system tetratricopeptide repeat protein translates to MTGDDAGRIITFYSYKGGTGRTMALANTAWILASAGKTVLVVDWDLDAPGLDRFLHPFLSENQLRSTPGVLDLVSRATQSMLQSSAVAEQKRTGEPDSEPSISVDMWAADGIPLNSCLIQVDWDFPEGGQLYYLPAGTKNKGYLSAFSQFDWKPFMDGPLATRFLEALKREFVGNFDYVLIDSRTGLNDISDICTVNLPHTLVTCFTPSSQSIEGAAGVAERIDGMYGNRDIRILPVPMRVENAEADRLDAARGQIQYRFDRIVRKHIAPQDPEDYWGSVEIPYRPIYSYEETLAPFREQPGDPKSLLAAYERLTEVITEGQVDSMPRIDEPLRRKTLERYTRHRPPRISDVYVSFVPQDRSWAHWAGAVLEQAGFKVHLAQEGTVEGPQVRDEVERGVESASHTLVILSEAYRRSSRFRTTWEAVYAESDRRAHQLVSMKVDPNVTLEAPFTEQLADMTRCDSGEVGRDVLLTRLGRSAESLTRNHFTGNDTKLPRFPKTEPRVFGVPLRTSSFTGRTELLDGIREKLWREDTRALVLKGMGGVGKTLLAQEFAHRYKSDYDVVWHIQAEQLMLAVERYAGMAEELKLPVRTNPTDTARSVYETLNHGDEYGSWLLILDNVPEADHLPEFMMDGRRGHILVTSQRAEGWGRFVGTVDIPVFERNESIAHLHSRLPDCGWTEADQIAEALGDLPIAIERAAAYIEQTRADVRGYIKQIQPQATGSPDDNPVGAVVKSNTNTWEFGLRQLRDSFPPAVKLLQICSYYSPEPISMDLLEGYEVSRALGGVRTVSRAYKELSKFSLVTVDRKARSVTVHRMMQSAMREEMTEAEREAAQEVVYRSLVAARPSGDDPENPNTWEKYRIIWPHLGTPWAERAPDEGIKELFVDRVRQLRRRGELSQAMDYSRRRVTAWSADDSPDERWTLHMRFQIANILRAQGRYEESLSLDQEVLGRQLAVLEDVDDQHILMTTSSIAADLRGLGRLTEALRYDEETYRRYEQIYGEDHARTLSAANNLAVALRLSGDYSRARDYDRRTLELREAIQLHDHPLTIESSVNLGRDLRDCGDYDESVTLLRHAYERCLRNSRLTQGSPTVLNTAKGLAGSLRRAGRAAEAEELVRHVLRSTPDGEKQSSSEQLLLQMSLAGDVAAQGRVDEGLGLIRKVQESLRDSLGEGHSHTAACSVNYAVLLLHDVGSIRPEAASEAEELLRRAEERFAELNGDHHPYVLICRANLAVAEAALGRWEEARRTSLAAYELLKEILDPVHPSTLTCAGNLAVILSHLGRADEARTQHYDTLAALSKRIGGEHPRVVALQEWKLSCLDLEPHPI, encoded by the coding sequence ATGACCGGCGACGACGCGGGCAGGATCATCACGTTCTACTCGTACAAGGGCGGTACGGGACGGACGATGGCGCTCGCCAACACGGCCTGGATTCTGGCGTCCGCGGGCAAGACGGTCCTGGTCGTCGACTGGGATCTCGACGCTCCCGGGCTGGACCGCTTCCTGCACCCCTTCCTCAGCGAGAACCAGCTGCGTTCCACGCCCGGGGTGCTCGACCTGGTCAGCCGTGCCACCCAGTCCATGCTCCAGTCCTCCGCAGTCGCGGAGCAGAAGCGCACGGGTGAACCGGATTCCGAACCGTCGATCTCGGTCGACATGTGGGCGGCCGACGGCATCCCTCTCAACAGCTGTCTCATCCAGGTCGACTGGGACTTCCCCGAAGGCGGCCAGCTCTACTACCTCCCGGCCGGAACGAAGAACAAGGGCTACCTGTCGGCGTTCTCGCAGTTCGACTGGAAGCCCTTCATGGACGGGCCGCTGGCCACCAGGTTCCTGGAAGCACTCAAGCGTGAGTTCGTCGGGAACTTCGACTACGTCCTCATCGACAGCCGCACCGGCCTCAACGACATCTCCGACATCTGCACCGTCAACCTGCCGCACACGCTGGTCACTTGCTTCACCCCGAGCAGCCAGAGCATCGAGGGCGCGGCCGGAGTGGCCGAGCGCATCGACGGGATGTACGGCAACCGGGACATCCGGATCCTGCCCGTCCCCATGCGGGTCGAGAACGCCGAGGCCGACCGCCTGGACGCGGCCCGAGGACAGATCCAGTACCGCTTCGACCGGATCGTGCGCAAGCACATCGCCCCCCAGGACCCGGAGGACTACTGGGGAAGCGTGGAGATCCCCTACCGGCCCATCTACTCCTACGAGGAGACGCTGGCCCCGTTCCGCGAACAGCCCGGGGACCCCAAGAGCCTGCTCGCCGCCTACGAGAGACTCACCGAAGTCATCACGGAGGGCCAGGTCGACTCGATGCCACGCATCGACGAGCCGCTGCGCCGCAAGACCCTGGAGCGGTACACCCGGCACCGCCCGCCGCGCATCTCCGACGTGTACGTCAGCTTCGTTCCACAGGACCGGAGTTGGGCCCACTGGGCGGGCGCGGTCCTGGAGCAGGCCGGTTTCAAGGTGCACCTGGCGCAGGAGGGCACGGTCGAGGGTCCGCAGGTCAGGGACGAAGTCGAACGCGGAGTGGAGTCGGCCTCGCACACCCTGGTCATCCTCTCCGAGGCCTACCGCAGGTCGTCCCGTTTCCGTACCACCTGGGAAGCGGTCTACGCGGAGAGCGACCGGCGCGCACACCAGCTGGTGTCCATGAAGGTCGACCCGAACGTGACACTGGAGGCCCCCTTCACGGAACAGCTCGCCGACATGACGCGCTGCGACAGTGGGGAGGTGGGCCGTGACGTCCTGTTGACCCGGCTCGGTCGAAGCGCGGAGTCGCTGACGCGCAATCACTTCACCGGGAACGATACGAAACTGCCCAGATTTCCGAAGACCGAACCCCGGGTCTTCGGGGTCCCGTTGCGTACGTCGTCCTTCACCGGTCGTACGGAACTGCTGGACGGCATTCGGGAGAAACTGTGGAGGGAGGACACCAGGGCTCTCGTGCTCAAGGGCATGGGAGGGGTCGGGAAGACCCTGCTGGCCCAGGAGTTCGCGCATCGCTACAAGAGCGACTACGACGTCGTCTGGCACATCCAGGCCGAGCAGCTCATGCTGGCCGTCGAGCGGTACGCAGGTATGGCCGAGGAACTGAAGCTGCCCGTGCGGACGAACCCGACCGACACGGCCAGGAGCGTGTACGAGACGCTCAACCATGGTGACGAATACGGCAGTTGGTTGCTGATTCTGGACAACGTCCCGGAGGCCGACCACCTGCCAGAGTTCATGATGGACGGCCGCCGCGGTCACATCCTGGTCACCAGCCAGCGAGCCGAGGGCTGGGGCCGTTTCGTGGGCACCGTCGACATTCCGGTGTTCGAACGCAACGAGAGCATCGCCCACCTGCACAGCCGGCTGCCCGACTGCGGTTGGACAGAGGCGGACCAGATCGCGGAAGCCCTGGGGGACCTGCCGATCGCGATCGAGCGGGCCGCTGCCTACATCGAGCAGACCAGGGCCGACGTCCGCGGCTACATCAAGCAGATCCAGCCCCAGGCGACCGGATCCCCTGACGACAACCCGGTCGGCGCAGTCGTCAAGTCGAACACCAACACCTGGGAGTTCGGCCTCCGGCAGCTGAGGGACAGCTTCCCCCCGGCCGTGAAGCTTCTGCAGATCTGTTCGTACTACAGTCCCGAGCCGATCTCCATGGATCTGCTGGAGGGCTACGAGGTCTCCCGAGCGCTGGGCGGCGTTCGCACGGTCTCGCGCGCGTACAAGGAGCTGAGCAAGTTCTCACTGGTCACCGTGGACCGCAAGGCCCGGAGCGTCACGGTGCACCGGATGATGCAGAGCGCCATGCGCGAGGAGATGACCGAAGCGGAGCGAGAAGCGGCGCAAGAGGTGGTCTACCGCTCGCTGGTCGCCGCCAGGCCGAGCGGCGACGACCCCGAGAACCCCAACACCTGGGAGAAGTACCGCATCATCTGGCCACACCTCGGCACACCGTGGGCCGAGCGGGCGCCCGACGAAGGCATCAAGGAACTCTTCGTGGACCGGGTTCGGCAACTGCGCCGCAGGGGCGAGCTGAGCCAGGCCATGGACTACAGCCGCAGGCGGGTGACCGCCTGGTCCGCGGACGACTCGCCGGACGAACGCTGGACGCTGCACATGCGCTTCCAGATCGCCAACATCCTGCGCGCCCAGGGCAGGTACGAGGAGTCACTCTCCCTGGACCAAGAAGTCCTGGGGCGTCAGCTCGCGGTGCTGGAGGACGTGGACGACCAGCACATCCTCATGACCACCAGTAGCATCGCCGCGGACCTGCGCGGTCTGGGCCGGCTGACGGAGGCTCTGCGGTACGACGAGGAGACGTACCGGAGATACGAGCAGATCTATGGAGAGGACCACGCGCGCACTCTCAGCGCGGCCAACAACCTCGCCGTTGCCCTGAGGCTCTCCGGCGACTACTCCAGGGCCCGCGACTACGACCGCAGGACACTGGAACTTCGTGAGGCGATCCAGCTCCACGACCATCCCCTGACCATCGAGTCGTCAGTGAATTTGGGCCGTGACCTGCGTGACTGCGGTGACTACGACGAATCCGTGACGCTCCTGAGGCACGCCTACGAGCGGTGTCTGCGTAATTCCCGTCTCACCCAGGGCTCGCCGACGGTGCTGAACACGGCCAAGGGCCTGGCCGGTTCACTGCGCAGGGCTGGCCGGGCGGCTGAGGCCGAGGAACTCGTGCGACACGTGCTGAGGAGCACTCCTGACGGAGAGAAGCAGTCCTCCTCGGAACAGCTGCTGCTGCAGATGAGCCTGGCCGGCGACGTGGCCGCACAGGGCCGCGTGGACGAGGGGCTGGGTCTGATCCGCAAGGTTCAGGAGAGCCTGAGAGACAGCCTCGGGGAAGGTCACTCCCACACGGCTGCCTGCTCCGTCAACTATGCGGTTCTGCTGCTCCACGATGTCGGGTCCATCCGCCCGGAAGCGGCCTCCGAGGCAGAGGAGTTGCTACGCCGGGCCGAGGAGAGGTTCGCCGAGCTCAACGGAGACCACCACCCCTATGTGCTCATCTGCCGTGCGAACCTGGCCGTCGCGGAGGCGGCGCTCGGCCGGTGGGAGGAAGCCCGGAGGACCAGCCTCGCGGCGTACGAACTCCTCAAGGAGATTCTCGACCCCGTTCACCCGTCGACGCTGACCTGCGCGGGGAACCTCGCCGTCATCCTGAGCCATCTGGGCCGGGCCGACGAGGCCCGCACCCAGCACTATGACACTCTGGCCGCGCTGAGCAAGCGCATCGGCGGTGAGCATCCGCGAGTGGTGGCACTCCAGGAGTGGAAACTCAGCTGTCTCGACCTGGAGCCGCACCCGATCTAG
- the fsxC gene encoding FxsC protein yields MPMFFMSYARVPAPRHRDISQDPNRLVFQFFDELCGKVARHARVSREEAGFVERPGAPGEKSIKALLDCQVFVPLYSRRYFSNPQCGRQWTAVTQTTAQRARPSIVPVLWTPYSPTSLPERVKEQYPEMPEGFGEAAENYASMGLHRLLDQVLDLTEPPDPEDEHTAAQFSAQVAQMTDWLARRIVDEAATVPRRSRPSSGGGRTTDPTTLAGLDDAFADPPFASPLHITVLAPTEEQLPVGRDNARYGPRVDDWRPYGQAVGPLVEQMEALARNLGFEPTVHPFHKHQAELRSAEIPTAPWILVVDPWALENAQMAGQAREFDRARQPWTGVLSTLAGDDLQTKEQSDRLRGLLLTHFPRFLSEGRAGEQEAVRGLAGADVFTRCFSELAEATKIRYLRYIHSQLSRSGADARDVPESGADLSPRPDAGRDDGAPSDGRRVEGRP; encoded by the coding sequence ATGCCGATGTTCTTCATGAGCTATGCGCGGGTTCCTGCTCCCCGGCACCGGGACATCTCGCAGGACCCCAATCGTCTGGTTTTCCAGTTCTTCGACGAACTGTGCGGGAAAGTGGCGCGTCACGCGAGAGTGTCGCGGGAGGAGGCCGGTTTCGTCGAGCGGCCCGGGGCGCCGGGAGAGAAGTCGATCAAAGCACTCCTCGACTGTCAGGTCTTCGTCCCGCTGTACTCGCGGCGGTACTTCAGCAATCCGCAGTGCGGGCGTCAGTGGACCGCTGTCACCCAGACAACGGCTCAGAGGGCCCGGCCGAGCATCGTCCCGGTGCTGTGGACGCCGTACTCGCCCACGTCGCTCCCCGAGAGGGTCAAGGAGCAGTACCCCGAGATGCCGGAAGGCTTCGGTGAGGCCGCCGAGAACTACGCCTCCATGGGACTGCACCGACTGCTCGACCAGGTGCTCGACCTGACCGAACCGCCGGACCCGGAGGACGAGCACACGGCGGCGCAGTTCTCCGCCCAGGTCGCCCAGATGACCGACTGGCTCGCCAGGCGCATCGTCGACGAGGCGGCCACGGTGCCCAGGCGGTCCCGGCCGTCCTCCGGCGGGGGGCGGACGACCGACCCGACGACACTGGCCGGACTGGACGACGCCTTCGCCGACCCGCCCTTCGCCTCCCCGCTGCACATCACGGTGCTCGCCCCGACCGAGGAACAGTTACCGGTCGGCCGGGACAACGCCCGCTACGGGCCACGGGTCGACGACTGGCGGCCCTACGGCCAGGCGGTGGGACCGCTGGTCGAGCAGATGGAGGCCCTGGCCCGCAACCTCGGCTTCGAGCCCACCGTGCATCCCTTCCACAAGCATCAGGCAGAACTGCGCAGCGCGGAGATCCCGACGGCTCCCTGGATACTGGTGGTGGACCCCTGGGCTCTGGAGAATGCCCAAATGGCCGGCCAGGCACGGGAGTTCGACAGGGCGCGGCAACCGTGGACGGGGGTGCTGAGTACCCTGGCGGGAGACGATCTGCAGACCAAGGAGCAGTCCGATCGGCTGCGCGGACTGCTGCTGACGCACTTCCCCCGCTTCCTCAGCGAGGGGCGGGCGGGGGAGCAGGAAGCGGTACGCGGTCTGGCCGGGGCGGATGTCTTCACCCGCTGCTTCAGTGAGCTGGCCGAGGCAACCAAGATCAGGTATCTACGGTACATTCACTCACAATTATCCCGGAGCGGCGCTGACGCCCGGGATGTTCCGGAATCCGGTGCGGACCTGTCCCCACGGCCCGACGCCGGCAGGGACGACGGGGCACCGAGCGACGGACGTCGCGTGGAGGGCAGGCCATGA
- a CDS encoding TIR-like protein FxsC, which produces MSYARTPLAGMRIRKDASDVALEQFHVQLCSDIMQLTDHDGQELPGFLDKRMHPGDDWEGRLKQALATCRVFVPIYNSRYFRREWCGKEWDAFARRQQLRTRPYTGNAIIPVLWVGEQHLTLPTVAAKVQYAHPDLGKDYLQSGLYGLKQAGRHAKYRSSVWALAQMIVKVAQQTSLEPCDVELFSDLRNVFEGE; this is translated from the coding sequence ATGAGCTATGCACGGACGCCGCTGGCGGGTATGCGGATCAGGAAAGACGCGTCGGATGTGGCGCTGGAGCAGTTCCATGTCCAGTTATGCAGCGACATCATGCAGTTGACCGACCATGACGGTCAGGAATTGCCCGGATTCCTGGACAAGAGAATGCATCCCGGTGACGACTGGGAGGGCAGACTCAAACAGGCTCTGGCCACCTGCCGGGTCTTCGTGCCGATCTACAACAGCCGGTACTTCAGGAGAGAGTGGTGCGGAAAGGAATGGGACGCCTTCGCGCGGCGTCAGCAGCTCCGTACCAGGCCGTACACGGGCAACGCGATCATCCCCGTCCTCTGGGTGGGGGAGCAGCATCTGACTCTGCCGACCGTGGCGGCCAAGGTGCAGTACGCCCACCCCGATCTGGGTAAGGACTACCTGCAGTCCGGCCTCTACGGACTGAAGCAGGCGGGCCGCCACGCCAAGTACCGCAGCTCCGTGTGGGCGCTCGCCCAGATGATCGTCAAGGTGGCTCAGCAGACCAGCCTTGAACCGTGTGACGTGGAGCTGTTCAGTGACCTCCGGAACGTCTTCGAGGGGGAGTAG
- a CDS encoding FxsB family cyclophane-forming radical SAM/SPASM peptide maturase, translated as MTVAARPFRQFVIKVHSRCDLACDHCYVYQHADQSWRGRPGTMSEATLRRTADRIAEHAAAHRLTRVHVVLHGGEPLLAGRERLRGFARALRSALHGVAELDLRMQTNGLRLDDAFCAMLVDESIVTSISLDGDEVSNDRHRIRRDGSGSYRDVVRAVRLLGAPDHRSAFGGLLCTIDVENDPVEVYRALAELRPPAIDFLLPHATWEYPPPRPGGETDYADWLIAVHKQWTADGMPTRIRMFESISRLSRGRGSLTEALGLGSSDLLVVETDGAIEQADWLKTAYPGAPATGMHITTHRLEEAAEHRGIQARRAGLDGLSAQCRACPVVSVCGGGLYGHRHRGSNGFDNPSVYCADLLKIIEYVQVTEHHDADVRHGWHGLSWTHFDELAAGHGSTAAVRSLAAAQNSQRRALLAAARRADTQGPAPDPGPAPGTAAGLRPGPIPGPGIGPGIGVSADSAPGWEAILALPAAALDVLLADPYLRVWALACGQSVRRRAEGHPAEAALSAVARTGGQLTLAVPLRHGPEGAAVHLPGVGRLLLRDDSRDRRSGTVTVTAADSALTVEGHTLGREQPPDGMIWQPLRHLSTDGPEVALDDLDPARDCYGYKPLPRLPEAEFRRWEAMFAEAWQLVRTEYPDYAQGIAAGLTTVTPLAPAPSGDDVSATSRHAFGAVGIALPRSAEDLAMLLIHEYQHVKLGAMLDMFDLLDGLDGGRHRVLWRPDPRPLDAIVQGAYAHLAVADVWRIRVRRGAADVGAALYERSRAEADTWRTAVLDALDTVAGTGSLTALGHRFVRGLRGEAETLGGVAETGPIAV; from the coding sequence GTGACGGTGGCGGCGCGGCCCTTCCGCCAGTTCGTGATCAAGGTGCACAGCCGTTGCGATCTGGCCTGTGACCACTGCTACGTCTACCAGCACGCCGACCAGAGCTGGCGCGGGCGTCCGGGGACGATGTCCGAGGCGACGCTCCGCCGTACGGCCGACCGGATCGCCGAGCATGCCGCCGCGCACCGGCTCACCCGCGTCCATGTCGTGCTGCACGGCGGTGAGCCCCTGCTCGCCGGGCGGGAACGACTGCGCGGCTTCGCCCGCGCACTGCGCTCGGCGTTGCACGGCGTGGCCGAACTCGATCTGCGCATGCAGACCAACGGGCTCCGACTGGACGACGCGTTCTGCGCGATGCTGGTCGACGAGTCCATCGTCACCAGCATCTCGCTCGACGGGGACGAGGTGTCCAACGACCGCCACCGGATCAGGCGGGACGGCTCCGGCTCCTACCGGGACGTGGTGCGCGCGGTGCGCCTCCTGGGCGCACCGGACCACCGCAGCGCCTTCGGCGGGCTGCTCTGCACGATCGACGTCGAGAACGACCCGGTGGAGGTGTACCGGGCACTGGCCGAACTCCGCCCGCCCGCCATCGACTTCCTGCTGCCGCATGCCACCTGGGAGTACCCGCCGCCCCGCCCGGGCGGCGAGACCGACTACGCCGACTGGCTGATCGCGGTGCACAAGCAGTGGACCGCGGACGGCATGCCGACGCGCATCCGGATGTTCGAGTCGATCAGTCGGCTGAGCCGCGGCCGCGGCAGCCTGACCGAGGCGCTGGGGCTGGGCAGTTCGGACCTGCTCGTGGTGGAGACCGACGGCGCCATCGAACAGGCGGACTGGTTGAAGACGGCCTATCCGGGAGCCCCCGCGACCGGCATGCACATCACCACCCACCGTCTGGAGGAGGCCGCCGAACACCGGGGCATCCAGGCCCGCCGCGCCGGCCTGGACGGGCTGAGCGCGCAGTGCCGGGCCTGCCCCGTCGTGTCGGTCTGCGGCGGCGGCCTCTACGGACACCGCCACCGTGGGTCCAACGGTTTCGACAACCCGTCCGTGTACTGCGCGGACCTGCTGAAGATCATCGAGTACGTCCAGGTCACGGAACACCACGACGCCGACGTCCGCCACGGCTGGCACGGCCTGTCCTGGACGCACTTCGACGAACTGGCCGCCGGACACGGCAGCACGGCGGCCGTCCGGTCGCTGGCCGCGGCACAGAACAGCCAGCGTCGGGCGTTGCTGGCGGCTGCCCGCCGTGCGGACACCCAGGGCCCGGCCCCCGACCCCGGGCCGGCGCCTGGCACGGCCGCGGGGCTGCGTCCAGGTCCGATCCCCGGCCCGGGGATCGGGCCGGGGATCGGCGTCTCGGCGGATTCGGCGCCCGGCTGGGAGGCGATCCTCGCGCTGCCCGCCGCCGCACTGGACGTGCTGCTGGCCGACCCCTATCTGCGCGTGTGGGCCCTCGCCTGCGGTCAGTCGGTGCGACGGCGGGCCGAGGGCCATCCGGCCGAGGCCGCGCTGTCGGCCGTCGCGCGCACCGGCGGACAGCTGACCCTGGCCGTGCCGCTGCGGCACGGACCCGAGGGCGCGGCGGTCCATCTGCCCGGCGTCGGGCGGCTGTTGCTGCGTGACGACAGCCGCGACCGGCGGTCCGGGACGGTCACCGTGACGGCCGCCGACAGCGCGCTCACCGTCGAAGGGCACACCCTGGGCCGGGAACAGCCGCCCGACGGCATGATCTGGCAGCCGCTGCGACACCTGTCCACGGACGGGCCGGAAGTCGCCCTGGACGACCTGGACCCCGCCCGTGACTGCTACGGATACAAGCCCCTGCCCCGGCTGCCCGAGGCCGAATTCCGACGCTGGGAGGCGATGTTCGCAGAGGCCTGGCAGCTGGTCCGGACCGAGTACCCCGACTACGCCCAGGGGATCGCCGCCGGCCTGACCACGGTGACCCCGCTCGCGCCCGCACCGTCCGGGGACGACGTCAGCGCCACCTCACGGCACGCCTTCGGGGCGGTCGGTATCGCGCTGCCCCGCTCGGCCGAGGATCTGGCGATGCTGCTCATCCACGAGTACCAGCACGTCAAACTGGGCGCCATGCTCGACATGTTCGACCTGCTCGACGGCCTCGACGGGGGCCGCCACCGAGTGCTGTGGCGGCCCGACCCCAGGCCGCTCGACGCCATCGTCCAGGGCGCGTACGCCCACCTCGCGGTCGCCGACGTGTGGCGGATCCGGGTCCGCCGCGGTGCGGCCGACGTCGGCGCCGCCCTGTACGAACGCTCCCGCGCCGAGGCGGACACCTGGCGCACGGCCGTGCTGGACGCCCTCGACACCGTGGCCGGAACCGGATCCCTGACCGCCCTGGGGCACCGCTTCGTGCGCGGCCTTCGGGGCGAGGCCGAAACATTGGGCGGAGTGGCCGAAACCGGTCCGATCGCGGTGTAA
- the fxsA gene encoding FxSxx-COOH cyclophane-containing RiPP peptide → MDRYEQPFATSVVRDLHDTSLDEVPESAQESAMARTLAGGGEPVAAFQSSL, encoded by the coding sequence ATGGACAGGTACGAGCAGCCCTTCGCCACGAGCGTCGTCAGGGACTTGCACGACACCTCACTGGATGAGGTACCGGAGTCCGCTCAGGAGTCGGCCATGGCAAGGACGCTCGCAGGTGGCGGAGAGCCGGTGGCCGCCTTCCAGTCGTCGCTCTGA
- a CDS encoding ATP-binding cassette domain-containing protein, which yields MTNTNGSAADGTPAKDLAKDADNGEQGAGQAVVQDAAVPGQDKPIVELRDAGKAYGNIRALHSVNLTVHPGKVTCVLGDNGAGKSTLIKIISGLHQHTEGEFVIDGRPVRFSTPREALDAGIATVYQDLATVPLMPVWRNFFLGSEMTKGPWPIRRLDIEKMKKTADEELRNMGIVLDDLDQPIGTLSGGQRQCVAIARAVYFGARVLILDEPTAALGVKQSGVVLKYIAAARDKGLGVIFITHNPHHAYMVGDHFSVLRLGTLELSAARDQVSLEELTNHMAGGTELAALKHELAQVRGVDVDELPEEADLSASVVSSKDGAA from the coding sequence ATGACCAACACCAACGGCTCAGCGGCCGACGGTACGCCCGCGAAGGACCTGGCCAAGGACGCCGACAACGGCGAGCAGGGCGCCGGCCAAGCCGTCGTCCAGGACGCGGCGGTGCCCGGCCAGGACAAGCCGATCGTCGAACTGCGTGACGCGGGCAAGGCGTACGGCAACATCCGCGCCCTGCACAGCGTGAACCTCACCGTCCACCCCGGCAAGGTCACCTGCGTGCTGGGCGACAACGGCGCCGGCAAGTCCACCCTCATCAAAATCATCTCCGGGCTGCACCAGCACACCGAGGGCGAGTTCGTCATCGACGGCAGGCCGGTGCGCTTCTCCACCCCGCGCGAAGCCCTGGACGCCGGAATCGCCACCGTCTACCAGGACCTGGCGACCGTGCCCCTGATGCCGGTGTGGCGCAACTTCTTCCTCGGCTCGGAGATGACCAAGGGCCCCTGGCCGATCCGCCGTCTCGACATCGAGAAGATGAAGAAGACCGCGGACGAGGAACTGCGGAACATGGGCATCGTCCTGGACGATCTCGACCAGCCCATCGGCACCCTCTCCGGCGGCCAGCGCCAGTGCGTCGCCATCGCCCGCGCCGTCTACTTCGGCGCCCGCGTCCTCATCCTCGACGAGCCCACCGCCGCCCTCGGCGTCAAACAGTCCGGCGTCGTGCTGAAGTACATCGCCGCCGCCCGGGACAAGGGCCTGGGCGTCATCTTCATCACCCACAACCCGCACCACGCCTACATGGTCGGAGACCACTTCAGCGTCCTGCGCCTCGGCACCCTCGAACTCTCCGCCGCCCGCGACCAGGTCAGCCTCGAAGAACTCACCAACCACATGGCCGGCGGCACCGAACTCGCCGCCCTCAAACACGAACTCGCCCAGGTACGCGGCGTCGACGTCGACGAACTCCCCGAGGAAGCAGACCTGAGCGCATCCGTGGTCTCCTCGAAGGACGGGGCCGCGTAA
- a CDS encoding ABC transporter permease: MTQATAPAASSSPPAPPAGTQKDGRTVQRSLGRRLMARPEVGALIAAIGVYVFFFSVAPSFREASSLATVLYQASVMGIMAIPVALLMIGGEFDLSAGVAVTTSALTAAIISFQLTVNVWTGVFVALIVSLAVGAFNGWLLIKTGLPSFLVTLGSFLILQGSNLAVTKIFTGNVASDSISDMDGFDQAKSVFASEVGIGGVDVKVTVFYWLAFAAIATWLLLRTKFGNWIFAVGGSKDSARAVGVPVNFTKIALFMGVGAGAWFVGMHLLFSFNTVQSGEGVGNEFLYIIAAVIGGCLLTGGYGSAVGPVIGAFIFGMVSQGIVYANWNPDWFKAFLGVMLLIAALVNLWVRSQATRR, from the coding sequence ATGACCCAAGCAACGGCTCCGGCGGCGAGTTCCTCGCCGCCGGCTCCGCCGGCCGGCACGCAGAAGGACGGGCGCACCGTACAGCGCTCGCTCGGGCGCCGGTTGATGGCCCGCCCCGAGGTCGGGGCGCTGATCGCCGCGATCGGTGTGTACGTCTTCTTCTTCTCGGTGGCCCCGTCGTTCCGTGAGGCCAGTTCGCTGGCGACCGTGCTCTACCAGGCCTCCGTCATGGGCATCATGGCGATCCCGGTGGCCCTGCTGATGATCGGCGGGGAGTTCGACCTGTCCGCCGGTGTCGCGGTCACCACCTCCGCGCTGACCGCCGCGATCATCAGCTTCCAGCTGACGGTGAACGTGTGGACCGGTGTCTTCGTCGCGCTGATCGTGTCGTTGGCGGTGGGAGCGTTCAACGGCTGGTTGCTGATCAAGACCGGGCTGCCCAGCTTCCTCGTCACACTCGGGTCGTTCCTGATCCTTCAGGGCTCGAACCTGGCGGTCACGAAGATCTTCACCGGCAATGTCGCGTCCGACTCCATCAGCGACATGGACGGCTTCGACCAGGCCAAGAGCGTCTTCGCCTCCGAGGTCGGCATCGGCGGCGTCGATGTCAAGGTCACGGTCTTCTACTGGCTGGCGTTCGCGGCGATCGCCACCTGGCTGCTGCTGCGCACCAAGTTCGGCAACTGGATCTTCGCGGTCGGCGGCAGCAAGGACAGTGCGCGGGCCGTCGGCGTGCCCGTGAACTTCACGAAGATCGCCCTGTTCATGGGTGTCGGCGCGGGCGCCTGGTTCGTGGGCATGCACCTGTTGTTCTCGTTCAACACGGTCCAGTCCGGCGAGGGCGTCGGCAACGAGTTCCTGTACATCATCGCCGCGGTGATCGGCGGCTGCCTGCTGACCGGCGGCTACGGCTCGGCCGTGGGCCCGGTGATCGGTGCCTTCATCTTCGGCATGGTCTCCCAGGGCATCGTCTACGCCAACTGGAACCCCGACTGGTTCAAGGCCTTCCTCGGCGTGATGCTCCTGATCGCCGCCCTCGTCAACTTGTGGGTCCGCAGCCAAGCGACCCGGAGGTGA